A stretch of Acidimicrobiales bacterium DNA encodes these proteins:
- a CDS encoding SpoIIE family protein phosphatase encodes MSANTGATAEMTSISLSLQPVPESSRHARRFVASALAGDRWDSVRETAILLTSELVTNALLHSASTAEITVSLTDEVTVSVRDADTGPLFSRAPSGELAEGGRGMLLVNQMSERWGTEHSRGRKTVWFSLSPSVDGADSMPEEPGEPVATEGDVPPAVVSDRRLSALMMEREFEAYLNPREQVAEILQRAVTALNARGAVLSSGPGDPVTVGSPEGLSHQQRLHVGGESPGYLTVFSDRELDEEEEAFLRLAAQRLALSLASNQLLDAARKRHADMELLAEATELLAGSTSIAHVLSLSVQIVVPDLADWAVAYVVDMRARARRVTAMHNDESRVDSVLAFLDSDPEFGSTLSAAAQSGEVARFIRPVTIDGATFQVLVVPLLSRSQTSGLLVLGQPEPLEATDHLAILELSRRVGLALDNANLHEQVAAAATALHESLVPSSLPALNELELGARYFAATPSVSVGGDFFDVFKLPDGSVTLIMGDVCGKGPAAAALARTSRDVLRLLLHDGWSAVEALRRLNVALQSESHQERFVTVAVARYQSGDTGGVMRVCLAGHPPPLLVRKSGYAEPLGKPGGLIGLLQDDALTLQEVEYSVEFDESVVLYTDGVTEARRGSELFGMDGLVEVLDGAGGTSAQRLADSVHDAAAKFGANSLRDDMAVLVAKALSRNSG; translated from the coding sequence ATGAGCGCTAATACCGGGGCTACTGCGGAGATGACGTCTATTTCGCTGTCTCTTCAGCCGGTCCCGGAATCGTCCAGGCACGCCCGGCGGTTCGTGGCCAGCGCCCTCGCCGGCGACCGGTGGGACAGCGTCCGGGAGACGGCCATCCTGCTCACGAGCGAGCTGGTGACCAACGCGCTGCTCCATTCGGCCAGCACGGCAGAGATAACGGTGTCCCTGACCGACGAGGTGACCGTCTCGGTCCGGGACGCCGACACCGGTCCGCTCTTCAGCCGAGCCCCTTCGGGGGAGCTGGCCGAGGGAGGCAGGGGGATGCTCCTCGTCAACCAGATGTCCGAGAGGTGGGGTACAGAGCACTCCCGCGGCCGCAAGACCGTCTGGTTCTCTCTGAGCCCGTCGGTCGATGGGGCCGACTCGATGCCTGAAGAGCCCGGCGAACCGGTGGCCACCGAAGGGGATGTGCCGCCGGCGGTGGTCAGCGACCGGCGGCTGTCCGCACTGATGATGGAGCGCGAGTTCGAGGCGTATCTCAACCCGCGTGAGCAGGTAGCGGAGATCCTCCAACGTGCGGTCACCGCACTCAATGCTCGCGGAGCTGTGCTGAGCTCAGGACCAGGTGATCCGGTCACGGTCGGGAGCCCGGAGGGGCTGTCGCACCAGCAGCGCCTGCACGTCGGCGGCGAATCGCCCGGTTATCTCACCGTGTTCTCCGATCGGGAGCTCGACGAGGAAGAGGAGGCGTTCCTGCGCCTCGCAGCCCAGCGCCTCGCCCTGAGCCTGGCAAGCAACCAGCTGCTCGACGCCGCGCGCAAGCGGCATGCCGATATGGAACTTCTAGCCGAGGCCACCGAGCTTCTGGCGGGTTCGACGAGCATCGCACACGTTCTCAGCCTGTCGGTTCAGATCGTGGTCCCGGATCTGGCCGACTGGGCAGTCGCCTACGTAGTCGACATGCGCGCGCGAGCGCGTCGGGTCACCGCGATGCACAACGATGAGAGCCGGGTCGACTCGGTCCTTGCGTTTCTGGATTCGGATCCGGAGTTCGGGAGCACACTGTCAGCCGCAGCTCAAAGCGGTGAAGTGGCTCGATTCATCCGCCCGGTGACTATTGATGGCGCGACGTTCCAGGTGCTGGTGGTTCCTTTGTTGTCGCGCAGTCAAACCTCGGGCCTGCTCGTCCTCGGGCAGCCCGAGCCGCTCGAAGCCACCGACCACCTGGCCATACTCGAACTGAGCAGGCGGGTCGGCCTTGCACTCGACAACGCCAATCTCCACGAGCAGGTCGCCGCGGCGGCGACTGCTCTGCACGAGTCGCTCGTACCCTCCTCCCTGCCTGCGTTGAACGAGCTCGAGCTGGGCGCGCGCTACTTTGCCGCCACCCCGAGCGTGTCCGTCGGAGGTGACTTCTTCGACGTGTTCAAGCTGCCCGACGGGTCGGTAACTCTGATCATGGGTGACGTCTGCGGAAAGGGTCCGGCCGCTGCTGCGCTGGCGCGGACCAGCCGGGACGTGTTGCGGCTGTTGCTTCACGACGGCTGGTCGGCGGTCGAAGCTCTGCGGCGGTTGAACGTCGCATTGCAGAGCGAATCCCACCAGGAACGGTTCGTCACCGTTGCCGTGGCGCGCTACCAATCAGGCGATACGGGTGGCGTTATGAGGGTATGCCTCGCCGGGCACCCACCACCCTTGTTGGTGCGCAAATCCGGGTACGCGGAGCCTCTCGGAAAGCCAGGGGGGCTCATCGGGTTGCTGCAGGACGACGCGCTGACACTCCAGGAGGTGGAGTACTCGGTCGAGTTCGACGAAAGCGTCGTGCTGTACACCGACGGGGTCACAGAGGCCAGGCGGGGGAGCGAGCTGTTCGGAATGGACGGGCTCGTCGAGGTTCTCGACGGCGCGGGCGGGACGAGTGCCCAGCGGCTGGCCGATTCGGTTCATGACGCGGCCGCAAAGTTCGGAGCGAATTCGCTCCGGGACGACATGGCCGTGCTCGTGGCGAAGGCTCTGTCCCGGAACTCGGGTTAG
- a CDS encoding EAL domain-containing protein: protein MPSRQERIRVLLVEDDEDDYTITKDMLAGQDRARFEVEWCSDFEDALATIGEERHDVYLVDYRLGSHTGLELVREAFAFRSRAPVLILTGQSDFEIDLEASALGATDFLLKQELNPYALERSIRYAIRHQQALSDLAVSEERYALAACAVNDGIWDWDLLSDRVYYSPRWGVLLGLSETAREEDSSAWFDRVHVDDLRGLQVAIEAHLSDRTSLLQSKHRILHQDGSFRWMLARGMAVRDSAGKPVRMAGSLSDITVARLTEHRLQYDALHDSLTGLPNRALFMDRLERAIERGKRDKDKGCALLFLDVDRFKLVNDTFSHSVGDELLIAIAHRIGRELRPGDTVARLGGDEFTVLLDDLPAAAPETPAVEVVDRLHKALEHPFEIDGRRLFVTCSTGIALPANGTTASEALRNADIAMYEAKHGGRARHAVFDGGMHRRIADRLTHHNALREAVERSLIGVHYQPVVELDTGRIHGFEALARWPEGWDSLDPSQFIPLAEETGLITLLGRHVLRVALTTLASWRQAGLVADDVRMSVNVSGAQLDEPNFPDEILEAISSAGLPGGVVRLEITEGSLMREPDRMSRVASEVCATGVGLELDDFGTGYSSLAALHRFPVNALKIDQGFVAGLGALGGSEAIIRSTVALGHSLGLDVIAEGIETENQLRILRELGCTLGQGFLFFRPAPVKQVEDILRSQLPNKWKGLRSRGGRSISWPEGPGTPVDTATAVPSR, encoded by the coding sequence ATGCCGTCCAGGCAAGAGCGGATCAGGGTCCTCCTTGTCGAGGACGACGAGGACGATTACACGATCACGAAGGACATGCTCGCGGGGCAGGACCGCGCTCGGTTCGAGGTCGAATGGTGCTCGGACTTCGAGGATGCCTTGGCCACGATCGGCGAGGAACGACACGATGTCTACCTCGTCGATTACCGCTTGGGGAGCCACACCGGGCTTGAACTGGTTCGCGAAGCGTTCGCGTTTCGCTCGCGTGCCCCCGTTCTGATCCTGACCGGGCAGAGTGATTTTGAGATCGACCTCGAGGCGAGCGCGCTCGGAGCGACGGACTTCCTGCTGAAGCAGGAGCTCAACCCGTATGCGCTCGAGAGATCGATCCGCTACGCCATCCGTCACCAACAGGCCTTGAGCGACCTTGCCGTGAGTGAGGAGCGCTACGCCCTGGCCGCCTGCGCGGTCAACGATGGGATCTGGGATTGGGATCTCCTCTCCGACCGGGTGTACTACTCGCCAAGGTGGGGCGTGTTGCTGGGGCTGTCCGAGACGGCGCGCGAAGAAGACTCGTCCGCTTGGTTCGACCGGGTGCACGTAGACGACCTGCGGGGATTGCAGGTAGCCATCGAGGCACACTTGAGCGACCGCACATCGCTGCTGCAGTCGAAGCATCGAATTCTCCACCAAGATGGATCGTTCCGCTGGATGCTCGCCCGTGGAATGGCGGTGAGGGACTCCGCCGGCAAGCCGGTCCGGATGGCCGGCTCCCTCTCCGACATAACGGTTGCAAGGCTGACCGAGCACCGTCTCCAGTACGACGCGCTGCACGACTCGCTGACGGGCCTCCCAAACCGGGCGCTGTTCATGGACCGGCTCGAGCGGGCCATAGAGCGCGGTAAAAGGGACAAGGACAAGGGCTGCGCGCTTCTGTTTCTCGACGTTGATCGCTTCAAGCTTGTCAACGACACGTTCAGCCACAGCGTCGGGGATGAGCTGCTCATTGCAATCGCCCACCGCATTGGGCGGGAACTCCGCCCCGGCGACACGGTCGCTCGTCTCGGAGGTGACGAGTTCACCGTGCTCCTCGATGATCTTCCAGCCGCCGCTCCGGAGACGCCGGCCGTCGAGGTCGTCGACAGGTTGCACAAAGCCTTGGAGCACCCGTTCGAGATCGACGGTCGCCGGCTCTTCGTGACGTGCAGCACCGGGATCGCCTTGCCGGCAAACGGCACGACCGCATCCGAAGCATTGCGCAACGCCGATATCGCCATGTACGAGGCCAAACACGGCGGTCGGGCCCGCCACGCCGTGTTCGACGGAGGTATGCACCGCCGGATCGCCGACCGCCTGACCCATCACAACGCTCTGCGCGAAGCTGTCGAGCGATCACTCATTGGGGTGCACTACCAGCCCGTGGTCGAACTCGACACCGGCCGGATCCACGGCTTCGAGGCCCTCGCTCGTTGGCCAGAAGGGTGGGATTCGCTTGATCCGAGCCAGTTCATTCCACTGGCCGAGGAAACCGGCCTGATCACATTGCTCGGCCGACATGTGCTCCGTGTTGCACTCACCACTCTGGCGTCGTGGCGGCAGGCAGGGTTGGTCGCGGACGACGTGCGGATGAGCGTGAACGTCTCCGGGGCCCAACTGGACGAGCCGAACTTCCCCGACGAAATCCTCGAGGCGATTTCATCCGCCGGGCTGCCGGGAGGGGTCGTGCGCCTCGAGATCACCGAGGGAAGCCTCATGCGCGAGCCCGACCGGATGTCCAGGGTCGCGTCAGAGGTGTGCGCCACCGGTGTTGGCCTCGAACTGGACGACTTCGGGACGGGCTACTCGTCGCTGGCCGCGCTCCACCGCTTTCCCGTCAACGCGCTCAAGATCGACCAGGGCTTCGTCGCCGGCCTGGGTGCACTCGGCGGCAGCGAGGCCATCATCCGATCGACCGTCGCACTCGGGCACAGCTTGGGACTGGACGTCATTGCAGAAGGCATAGAGACGGAGAACCAGCTCCGAATCTTGCGCGAACTGGGCTGCACCCTCGGGCAGGGATTCCTGTTCTTCAGACCCGCTCCTGTGAAGCAAGTCGAGGACATCCTGCGAAGCCAGTTGCCGAACAAGTGGAAGGGACTGAGGAGTCGCGGCGGCCGGTCGATTTCGTGGCCCGAAGGGCCCGGCACGCCGGTCGACACGGCGACCGCCGTACCTTCCCGTTAA
- a CDS encoding enoyl-CoA hydratase-related protein, with the protein MGFEMVVVERDGPFATITMNRPERRNALSLEHMRELTAAFVEVGKSDARGVILAGNGPVFSAGHDFADMVGADLVAMRELLWTCTELMNTMQGIPQPVVARVHALATAAGCQLVAAADLAVAAEGAGFATPGGKGGWFCHTPMVAVGRAVGRKQAFEMALTGDTVDAHTALQWGLVNRVVPLDELESATVDLLERATRGSLMSKAIGKHTLYEQLGMDQQQAYAYAVEVMAAASQTADGQEGMASFLEKRPAKWVER; encoded by the coding sequence ATGGGGTTCGAGATGGTTGTAGTCGAGCGCGACGGGCCCTTTGCCACGATCACCATGAACAGGCCGGAGAGGCGAAACGCCCTGTCGCTCGAGCACATGCGCGAGTTGACGGCCGCGTTTGTCGAGGTCGGAAAGAGCGACGCTCGGGGCGTGATCCTTGCCGGCAACGGACCGGTCTTCTCCGCCGGGCACGACTTCGCCGACATGGTGGGCGCCGACCTGGTCGCCATGCGAGAGCTCCTCTGGACTTGCACCGAGTTGATGAACACGATGCAAGGGATTCCCCAACCGGTCGTCGCGCGGGTGCATGCCTTGGCGACGGCAGCCGGATGCCAGTTGGTCGCGGCAGCGGACCTGGCGGTCGCAGCAGAGGGGGCGGGTTTCGCCACCCCGGGCGGAAAGGGTGGGTGGTTCTGCCACACTCCGATGGTGGCGGTGGGCCGCGCGGTCGGGCGAAAGCAGGCGTTCGAGATGGCGCTCACGGGCGACACCGTCGACGCCCACACTGCGCTTCAGTGGGGGCTGGTGAACCGGGTGGTCCCCCTCGACGAGTTGGAATCGGCAACCGTCGATTTACTCGAGCGCGCCACACGCGGGAGCCTGATGTCCAAGGCGATCGGAAAGCACACCCTCTACGAGCAGCTCGGAATGGACCAGCAGCAGGCGTACGCCTACGCGGTTGAAGTCATGGCAGCTGCGAGTCAGACAGCGGACGGGCAGGAGGGAATGGCCTCCTTCCTCGAGAAGCGTCCCGCCAAGTGGGTTGAGCGCTGA
- the mtnA gene encoding S-methyl-5-thioribose-1-phosphate isomerase → MSADLGVGAIPPTIEWRDGTVRLIDQRRLPGELVFIDASTVEELCDAITTLAVRGAPALGAAGAMGVALAASSGEDLPGSAARLIATRPTAVNLRWGVERALASPDPVAEAIRVAEEDSERNRRLGTVGAELLPDGARVLTHCNTGSLACVEFGTALGVVRSAHEAGKAVSVWVDETRPLLQGSRLTAWELSRLGIPGTVLVDGAAASMMAHGEVDCVIVGADRIAANGDVANKIGTYMLAVVARHHRLPFYVAAPVSTLDLRCRSGTDIQIEQRAPGEVTTSVLEGVSVRNPAFDVTPARLVTAIVTDAGIAARPYKPALARLVAI, encoded by the coding sequence TTGAGCGCTGACCTTGGCGTAGGCGCCATACCGCCGACGATCGAGTGGCGTGACGGCACGGTCCGGCTAATCGACCAGCGGCGCCTCCCGGGCGAGTTGGTCTTCATCGATGCTTCGACGGTCGAAGAACTGTGCGACGCGATCACGACCCTCGCGGTCCGGGGAGCCCCGGCTTTGGGTGCGGCCGGTGCAATGGGCGTCGCCCTCGCCGCCAGCAGCGGCGAAGATCTGCCCGGGTCGGCGGCTCGGCTGATCGCGACCCGCCCGACCGCGGTGAATCTGCGTTGGGGAGTCGAGAGGGCGCTTGCCTCGCCGGATCCGGTCGCCGAGGCGATCCGCGTCGCCGAGGAGGACTCCGAGCGGAACCGCCGCCTTGGGACGGTCGGTGCTGAGCTGCTTCCGGACGGCGCACGAGTTCTCACTCATTGCAACACGGGTTCTCTGGCTTGCGTCGAGTTCGGTACCGCGCTCGGCGTCGTCAGATCCGCGCACGAAGCCGGCAAGGCGGTCTCGGTCTGGGTGGACGAGACTCGACCGCTTCTGCAAGGGAGCCGCCTAACTGCGTGGGAGTTGAGCCGCCTTGGCATCCCGGGGACCGTTCTCGTCGACGGCGCCGCCGCGTCGATGATGGCCCACGGCGAGGTGGACTGCGTGATCGTGGGGGCGGACCGCATTGCAGCCAACGGTGACGTGGCCAACAAGATCGGCACGTACATGCTGGCCGTGGTCGCCCGTCACCATCGTCTCCCGTTCTACGTGGCAGCTCCGGTGTCGACACTCGACCTTCGGTGCAGGAGCGGTACCGACATACAGATCGAGCAACGGGCGCCGGGCGAAGTAACAACCTCAGTCCTCGAGGGGGTTTCCGTGCGCAATCCGGCGTTCGACGTGACACCAGCCCGATTGGTCACTGCGATCGTGACCGACGCCGGCATTGCGGCTCGTCCGTACAAGCCGGCGCTCGCCAGGCTCGTTGCCATTTAA
- a CDS encoding HAMP domain-containing protein: MATLTAQEGGIAAASKSTKRTVSVDRAELAELAAAVDRLLDGHFSERVTIIPGPIGDLATKLNELAARQEQQAKELARISRLIGREGRMAERLPTSTGGGDWTDSVDAINSLIDDLVRPTTEVARVIEAVAAGDLSQQMLVEIDGQPVKGEFRRIGAAVNRMVDQLSSFADEVTRVAREVGTEGKLGGQAQVKGVSGVWRDLTDNVNYMAGNLTSQVRNIAQVTTAVAQGDLSQKITVDAQGEILELKNTVNTMVDQLSSFADEVTRVAREVGTEGRLGGQAQVKGVSGTWRDLTDNVNYMAANLTSQVRNISYVATAVAQGDLSQKITVDAQGEILELKSTVNTMVDQLSSFADEVTRVAREVGTEGRLGGQAEVAGVAGTWKDLTDAVNSMAGNLTSQVRNIAQITTAVARGDLSQKITVGAKGEVAALAETINSLTDTLSVFAEQVITVAREVGTEGKLGGQAQVPGVAGTWKALTDSVNSMAANLTDQVRDIAQVTTAVANGDLSQKVSVDVRGETLELKSTINTMVDQLSSFADEVTRVAREVGTDGRLGGQAHVKGVSGTWRDLTDNVNYMAANLTSQVRNIAQVATAVARGDLSQKITVDAQGEILELKSTVNTMVDQLSSFADEVTRVAREVGTEGRLGGQAQVKGVSGTWRDLTDNVNYMAANLTDQVRNIAQVTTAVAEGDLSQKITVNTKGEVAALAQTINTMVDQLSSFAAEVTRVAREVGTEGRLGGQAQVEGVSGTWRDLTDNVNYMAANLTSQVRNIAQVATAVARGDLSQKITVDAQGEILELKSTVNTMVDQLSSFADEVTRVAREVGTDGRLGGQARVHDVSGTWRDLTDSVNSMAANLTDQVRNIAQVTTAVARGDLSQKITVDARGEILELKDTVNTMVDQLSSFADEVTRVAREVGTEGRLGGQAEVAGVSGTWRDLTESVNQLAGNLTTQVRSIAEVSTSVTRGDLTRSITVSARGEVAELKDNINQMIANLRETTEKNAQTDWLRSNLARIGGRMQGQRDLEALCAMLMSEMTSVVEAQQGAFYLLDSSLDGDEPLLQMASAYAYTGQPKSFLTGEGLIGQAAVEKRPIRVQGAPAGYLHIGGGLGDAPAAEVIVLPVLFEEQVLGAIELATFGSYSEQHLMFLQQLVDTVGVVLNTIIANTRTEQLLSESQRLTQELQVQSEELQRANTELQEKAQLLTAQSQDLEAKNSEIETARRGLEEKAMQLEIASKYKSEFLANMSHELRTPLNSLLILAKLLVDNQDRNLTEKQIEFARTIHRAGSDLLELINDILDLSKVEAGKMDVQASIVDVRALCDSLLEPFRPVAEEKNLDYTVTVDPALSAQLITDEQRLRQILKNLLSNAFKFTDAGQVTLHAGLPTVTQRAALGTESNGDEAIAFSVIDTGIGVASEKLAQIFEAFQQADGTTSRRYGGTGLGLSISRQIAQLLGGTITVESEPGRGSTFTLVVPRQLPGIDTASLPPADQLVPHERERTGRGPIVSAPPLDDDGRSVPDHSLEGRTILVVDDDVRNVFALTSALELHGSSVLYADNGVRGLQMVNEHAEIDLVLMDVMMPEMDGNETTLAIRKIPGREDLPVLFLTAKAMGGDREKSFAAGASDYITKPVDLEVLLSSMRRLLRPSTQADDGAASS, encoded by the coding sequence ATGGCCACATTGACCGCTCAAGAGGGCGGCATCGCTGCCGCATCGAAGTCCACGAAGAGAACGGTGTCGGTGGACCGGGCGGAACTCGCTGAGTTGGCGGCCGCGGTCGACCGGCTTCTCGACGGGCACTTCTCGGAACGGGTCACCATTATCCCGGGGCCGATCGGGGACCTGGCTACCAAGCTCAACGAGCTCGCCGCACGCCAGGAGCAGCAGGCGAAGGAGCTGGCCCGGATCAGCCGCCTTATCGGCCGTGAGGGCAGGATGGCCGAGCGGCTGCCGACCTCCACCGGGGGCGGTGACTGGACCGATTCGGTAGACGCGATCAACAGCCTCATCGACGACTTGGTCCGCCCGACTACCGAAGTGGCCCGGGTCATCGAGGCGGTCGCGGCCGGCGACCTCTCGCAGCAGATGCTGGTCGAGATCGACGGGCAGCCGGTGAAGGGCGAGTTCCGGCGTATCGGTGCGGCGGTGAACCGGATGGTCGATCAGCTCTCGTCCTTCGCCGACGAGGTGACCAGGGTCGCCCGTGAGGTCGGCACCGAAGGGAAGCTCGGCGGACAGGCCCAGGTTAAAGGTGTATCGGGGGTCTGGCGGGATCTCACCGACAACGTCAACTACATGGCCGGCAACCTGACCAGCCAGGTCCGCAACATCGCCCAGGTCACCACCGCTGTGGCCCAGGGCGACCTGTCCCAGAAGATCACCGTCGACGCGCAAGGCGAGATCCTCGAGCTCAAGAACACCGTCAACACGATGGTCGACCAGCTCTCTTCGTTCGCCGACGAGGTGACCAGAGTCGCTCGTGAGGTAGGCACCGAAGGCCGCCTCGGTGGGCAGGCACAGGTGAAAGGCGTCTCGGGGACGTGGCGCGACCTGACCGACAACGTCAACTACATGGCCGCCAACCTGACCAGCCAGGTCCGCAACATCTCCTACGTCGCAACCGCCGTGGCTCAGGGCGACCTTTCTCAAAAGATCACCGTCGACGCGCAAGGCGAGATCCTCGAACTGAAAAGCACAGTGAACACCATGGTCGATCAGCTCTCCTCGTTCGCCGACGAGGTAACCAGGGTCGCCCGCGAAGTGGGTACAGAAGGAAGGCTCGGCGGACAGGCCGAGGTGGCCGGCGTCGCTGGCACTTGGAAGGACCTCACCGACGCGGTGAACTCGATGGCCGGCAACCTGACCAGCCAGGTGCGCAACATCGCGCAGATCACCACCGCAGTCGCGAGGGGCGACCTTTCGCAGAAGATCACCGTCGGTGCGAAGGGCGAGGTTGCGGCCCTGGCCGAGACCATCAACTCTCTGACCGACACGCTCAGCGTGTTCGCCGAGCAGGTGATCACCGTCGCCAGAGAGGTGGGAACTGAAGGAAAGCTTGGCGGCCAGGCGCAGGTGCCCGGCGTGGCAGGCACGTGGAAGGCGCTGACCGACTCGGTGAACTCGATGGCCGCCAACCTGACCGACCAGGTGCGCGACATCGCGCAGGTAACCACCGCGGTGGCCAACGGCGACCTGTCCCAGAAGGTGTCCGTCGACGTGCGCGGCGAGACCCTCGAACTCAAGTCGACGATCAACACCATGGTCGACCAGCTGTCCTCGTTCGCGGACGAAGTGACCCGCGTGGCCCGTGAGGTCGGAACGGACGGCCGTCTCGGCGGGCAGGCCCACGTGAAGGGCGTGTCCGGTACTTGGCGCGACCTCACCGACAACGTCAACTACATGGCCGCCAACCTCACCAGCCAGGTGCGAAACATCGCCCAGGTCGCGACCGCTGTTGCGCGCGGCGACCTGTCCCAGAAGATCACCGTCGACGCGCAGGGCGAGATCCTGGAGCTGAAGAGCACGGTCAACACCATGGTCGACCAGCTCTCCTCCTTCGCCGACGAGGTCACCCGCGTCGCCCGCGAAGTGGGCACCGAAGGCCGCCTCGGCGGGCAGGCCCAGGTAAAAGGCGTCTCGGGTACGTGGCGCGACCTCACCGACAACGTCAACTACATGGCCGCCAACCTCACCGATCAGGTGCGGAACATCGCCCAGGTGACCACCGCGGTGGCCGAAGGCGACCTCTCGCAGAAGATCACCGTGAACACCAAGGGCGAGGTGGCGGCCCTCGCGCAGACCATCAACACCATGGTCGACCAGCTCTCCTCCTTCGCCGCCGAGGTCACCCGCGTCGCCCGCGAGGTGGGCACCGAAGGCCGCCTCGGCGGCCAGGCGCAGGTGGAAGGCGTATCGGGCACGTGGCGCGACCTCACCGACAACGTCAACTACATGGCCGCCAACCTCACCAGCCAGGTGAGAAACATCGCCCAGGTCGCGACCGCGGTGGCCCGTGGTGACCTGTCCCAGAAGATCACCGTCGACGCGCAGGGCGAGATCCTGGAGCTGAAGAGCACCGTCAACACCATGGTCGACCAGCTCTCCTCCTTCGCCGACGAAGTCACCCGCGTGGCCCGAGAGGTCGGAACCGACGGGCGGCTCGGTGGCCAGGCGCGCGTCCACGACGTGTCAGGAACGTGGCGGGACCTCACCGACTCGGTCAACTCAATGGCGGCGAACCTGACCGACCAGGTCCGCAACATCGCCCAAGTGACCACCGCCGTTGCGCGCGGTGACCTGTCCCAGAAGATCACCGTCGACGCGCGAGGCGAGATCCTGGAGCTGAAGGACACGGTCAACACCATGGTCGACCAGCTCTCCTCGTTCGCCGACGAAGTCACCCGCGTGGCCCGCGAGGTCGGCACCGAAGGCCGGCTCGGAGGGCAGGCCGAAGTGGCCGGGGTTTCGGGGACCTGGCGTGACCTGACCGAGAGCGTCAACCAGCTCGCCGGCAACCTGACCACCCAGGTGCGGTCGATCGCGGAGGTGTCCACGTCGGTCACCCGGGGTGACCTCACCCGGTCGATCACCGTCAGCGCCCGGGGTGAGGTCGCGGAGCTCAAGGACAACATCAACCAGATGATCGCCAACCTGCGCGAGACCACCGAGAAGAACGCGCAGACCGACTGGCTTCGCAGCAACCTGGCACGGATCGGCGGCCGCATGCAGGGGCAGCGCGACCTTGAAGCGCTGTGCGCCATGTTGATGAGCGAGATGACCAGCGTGGTCGAAGCTCAGCAGGGGGCTTTCTACCTGCTCGACTCCTCGCTGGACGGCGACGAGCCGTTGCTCCAGATGGCTTCTGCGTACGCATACACCGGGCAGCCGAAGAGCTTCCTGACCGGCGAGGGCCTGATCGGCCAGGCCGCGGTAGAGAAGCGCCCGATCCGGGTCCAGGGGGCGCCGGCGGGCTACCTCCACATCGGGGGCGGGCTCGGCGACGCTCCGGCCGCCGAAGTAATAGTCCTTCCGGTGCTGTTCGAGGAGCAGGTACTCGGGGCCATCGAGCTGGCGACGTTCGGCTCTTACAGCGAGCAACACCTGATGTTCCTGCAGCAGCTCGTCGATACGGTCGGCGTCGTCCTCAACACCATCATCGCCAACACCCGTACCGAGCAGCTCCTGTCGGAGTCGCAACGCCTCACCCAGGAGCTTCAGGTTCAGTCCGAGGAGCTGCAGCGGGCGAACACGGAGCTCCAGGAAAAGGCCCAGCTGCTCACCGCACAGTCACAGGACCTCGAGGCCAAGAACAGCGAAATCGAAACCGCCCGTCGAGGCCTCGAGGAGAAGGCGATGCAGCTCGAGATCGCGTCCAAGTACAAGAGCGAATTCCTCGCCAACATGAGCCATGAGCTGCGTACTCCGCTCAACAGCTTGCTCATCCTGGCGAAGCTTCTCGTTGACAATCAGGACCGCAATCTCACCGAGAAGCAGATCGAGTTCGCACGCACCATCCATCGCGCCGGTTCTGACCTGTTGGAGCTGATCAACGACATACTCGATCTCTCCAAGGTCGAAGCGGGCAAGATGGACGTGCAGGCCAGCATCGTCGACGTGAGAGCCCTGTGCGACAGCCTGCTCGAGCCGTTCAGGCCGGTGGCCGAGGAGAAGAATCTCGACTACACGGTGACTGTCGATCCGGCTCTCTCTGCTCAGCTGATCACAGACGAGCAGCGGCTGCGGCAGATCCTTAAGAACCTTCTGTCCAACGCCTTCAAGTTCACCGATGCCGGCCAGGTCACCTTGCACGCCGGGCTGCCCACCGTCACCCAGCGGGCCGCGCTCGGAACCGAAAGCAATGGCGACGAAGCAATTGCATTCTCGGTCATCGACACCGGGATCGGTGTGGCCTCGGAGAAGCTTGCGCAGATCTTCGAGGCGTTCCAGCAGGCGGACGGCACCACGAGCCGGCGTTACGGCGGGACCGGCCTTGGCTTGTCGATCAGCCGCCAGATCGCTCAGCTTCTCGGGGGAACGATCACCGTGGAAAGCGAGCCTGGACGCGGGTCGACCTTCACGCTCGTCGTCCCCCGCCAGCTCCCGGGGATCGATACCGCGTCGCTGCCGCCTGCGGATCAGCTCGTGCCCCATGAGCGAGAGCGCACCGGCAGGGGGCCGATCGTCTCCGCTCCTCCGCTGGACGACGACGGTCGCTCGGTGCCAGATCACAGCCTCGAAGGCCGGACCATCCTGGTGGTGGACGATGACGTGCGCAACGTCTTCGCCCTGACCAGCGCTCTCGAGCTGCACGGATCAAGCGTGCTCTACGCCGACAACGGCGTTCGCGGACTCCAGATGGTCAACGAACACGCGGAAATCGATCTGGTGCTGATGGACGTCATGATGCCGGAGATGGATGGCAACGAGACGACCCTGGCGATTCGAAAGATTCCGGGTCGCGAAGACCTGCCGGTACTGTTCCTCACCGCCAAGGCGATGGGCGGCGACCGCGAAAAAAGCTTCGCAGCCGGGGCCTCGGACTACATCACCAAGCCCGTGGACCTCGAAGTACTTCTCAGCTCGATGCGCAGGTTGCTCCGCCCGAGCACCCAGGCTGACGACGGCGCGGCAAGCTCCTGA